A window from Sphingobacterium hotanense encodes these proteins:
- a CDS encoding NfeD family protein: MNKFTKYILGIIVICLLTTMNSNAQSVYSVQIKDDIGPNAWRTLKNALKEAKANESTYFLLELNTYGGALNFADSMRTALLNAAPMKTIAYVNNNAASAGALISLAADYIYMQDGSSFGAASVVNQSGELLPEKYQSYMRGLMRATAEAKGRDPKVAEAFVDPSISIPTLKEDGKLLTLTTQEAVKIGLAKKEVKSQADIFSDLQFSSPDVKAHQTTLVDMIIGFLINPLVSGILIIGIIGGIYFEMQSPGIGFALVVALVCATLFFAPLYLQGLADHWEIAIFVLGVILIALEIFVIPGFGVAGISGIILILCGLAFSMVANDYFDFKLAQPGLLMNSFIIVIGAMVGAIILAVIFGKNILQSSGFKKLVLEDEQRADVGYTSSVQKINLINKEGIAKTVLRPGGKIEIDNVWYDAVALDGFIDAGEQIYVEKHENYNLFVRKLSERKA, from the coding sequence ATGAACAAATTTACAAAATACATTTTAGGTATTATCGTCATTTGTTTGCTGACCACCATGAATAGCAATGCACAATCGGTATATTCTGTTCAAATAAAGGACGATATAGGTCCTAATGCTTGGCGAACGTTGAAAAATGCGCTCAAGGAAGCGAAAGCGAATGAATCAACTTATTTCTTATTGGAGCTAAATACCTACGGTGGAGCGCTGAACTTTGCCGATTCCATGCGTACAGCACTCTTGAATGCAGCACCAATGAAGACTATTGCTTATGTAAACAACAATGCTGCCTCCGCAGGCGCATTGATATCCTTGGCAGCCGATTATATCTATATGCAAGATGGTTCTAGTTTCGGAGCAGCGTCGGTAGTGAATCAAAGCGGTGAGCTCCTTCCGGAGAAATATCAGTCTTATATGCGTGGCTTAATGCGTGCGACCGCTGAAGCGAAAGGCCGCGATCCTAAGGTGGCCGAAGCATTTGTCGACCCAAGTATCTCTATTCCTACGTTGAAGGAAGATGGTAAGTTGCTTACTTTAACCACGCAGGAAGCTGTGAAGATAGGTCTGGCAAAGAAAGAAGTGAAGAGTCAAGCGGATATATTCTCCGACCTTCAATTCAGCAGTCCCGATGTAAAAGCTCATCAGACCACTTTGGTCGATATGATTATAGGGTTTCTCATCAATCCTTTAGTAAGTGGTATTCTGATCATAGGGATTATTGGCGGTATTTATTTTGAAATGCAATCTCCAGGAATTGGCTTTGCATTGGTGGTTGCTTTAGTCTGTGCCACATTATTTTTCGCGCCCTTATATTTGCAAGGCCTTGCAGATCATTGGGAGATTGCGATATTTGTCCTCGGTGTCATACTGATAGCCTTGGAAATATTTGTCATACCAGGCTTTGGAGTGGCCGGTATATCAGGAATAATTCTGATACTATGTGGATTAGCATTCTCAATGGTTGCTAATGATTACTTTGATTTTAAACTTGCTCAACCAGGGCTCTTAATGAACTCATTTATAATTGTAATTGGCGCGATGGTCGGAGCGATCATTCTAGCGGTAATTTTTGGAAAAAATATCCTTCAATCTTCCGGTTTCAAAAAACTGGTGCTGGAGGATGAACAGCGCGCTGATGTGGGGTACACTTCCTCAGTTCAAAAGATTAATCTGATAAACAAAGAAGGTATTGCAAAGACGGTACTCCGCCCCGGAGGAAAAATAGAAATTGATAATGTCTGGTATGACGCAGTCGCATTAGACGGATTTATCGACGCCGGCGAACAGATCTATGTCGAAAAGCATGAAAACTATAATCTATTTGTCCGTAAGCTCTCTGAGCGCAAAGCATAA
- a CDS encoding cystathionine gamma-synthase: MAYKFATKAIHAGQQADPTTGAVMTPIYQTSTYQQKAPGDHKGFEYSRGTNPTRKALEDCMAALENGNFGLAFSSGMAATDCVLRLLKPGDEVVTGDDLYGGSYRIFTKVYEPMGIKFTFVDTSDVEAVRGAITDKTKLIWVETPTNPTLKLADIAAIAEVAKENKVLYVVDNTFASPYLQNPLDLGADIVMHSVTKYLGGHSDVVMGALLMNDEDLYKRLWFYYNACGGTPGPQDAFLVLRGIKTLHLRMKAHCENGRKVAEYLKDHPKVEKIYWPGFTDHPGHEIAKKQMRDFGGMVSIVLKGADLNETFRIASQFKVFTLAESLGGVESLINHPATMTHGSIPKEAREKVGVVDNLLRLSVGVEDAEDLIADLEQALSR, translated from the coding sequence ATGGCTTACAAATTCGCAACAAAGGCAATCCATGCCGGACAACAAGCTGATCCGACGACGGGTGCCGTAATGACCCCTATATACCAAACATCAACCTATCAACAAAAAGCTCCCGGCGATCATAAAGGCTTTGAATACTCACGTGGAACTAACCCTACGCGTAAAGCTTTAGAGGACTGCATGGCAGCTTTGGAGAATGGAAATTTCGGTTTAGCTTTTTCCAGTGGAATGGCAGCGACAGACTGTGTTCTTCGATTGTTGAAACCTGGTGATGAGGTAGTAACGGGTGATGATCTTTATGGTGGTTCATACCGAATCTTTACCAAGGTTTATGAACCGATGGGGATTAAATTTACGTTTGTGGATACTTCGGATGTGGAGGCCGTGCGCGGAGCAATTACCGATAAAACGAAATTGATCTGGGTAGAAACGCCGACTAATCCAACGCTAAAGCTAGCGGATATCGCAGCGATTGCAGAGGTAGCAAAAGAAAATAAGGTGCTTTACGTTGTCGATAATACGTTCGCCTCTCCATACTTGCAAAATCCATTAGACTTAGGTGCAGATATCGTTATGCATTCCGTAACGAAATATTTAGGCGGGCACTCTGACGTCGTGATGGGGGCATTGTTGATGAACGACGAAGATTTATATAAACGTTTATGGTTTTATTATAATGCATGTGGCGGAACGCCAGGGCCACAAGATGCGTTCCTAGTGTTGCGAGGAATTAAAACGCTTCATTTGCGTATGAAAGCGCATTGTGAAAATGGGCGTAAAGTAGCCGAGTATCTGAAGGATCATCCGAAAGTAGAAAAGATTTACTGGCCGGGATTCACCGATCACCCGGGACATGAGATTGCGAAAAAGCAGATGCGTGATTTTGGAGGGATGGTATCTATCGTGTTGAAAGGTGCTGACTTGAATGAAACCTTCCGTATTGCCTCTCAATTTAAGGTGTTCACCTTGGCGGAGTCGCTAGGTGGAGTGGAGTCATTGATTAATCATCCAGCAACGATGACTCATGGCTCAATTCCGAAAGAAGCGCGCGAGAAAGTAGGCGTTGTTGACAACTTATTACGCTTATCTGTTGGGGTAGAGGACGCCGAAGATTTGATCGCTGATCTAGAACAAGCACTGTCACGTTAA
- a CDS encoding Rossmann-fold NAD(P)-binding domain-containing protein, protein MKHLLILGCGWVGEELAKLYQSKGWQVWATTTQEEKCHRLKSDGIFAYVHNFDQEKELDLPLEVRFDAVVTSVPATAKNSLEDLGFRFYQVFRALSAIAYDKHYFLSSVGVYPDIDGTFDERYNEEDKLTPKLRFAEKRIQSLPETTVFRLGGLFGKQRIFAKYFQDKIVTTGDQPANFIHLDDVLGLIDGAIEQKIQNGIYNLVCPEHPLKKDVIMKSAEKYILSYPAGFEPKDSFQKVVLGEKLPLMLNYTFKYPSPLDF, encoded by the coding sequence ATGAAGCACCTATTGATATTAGGTTGTGGCTGGGTAGGCGAGGAGCTTGCCAAGCTATACCAAAGCAAGGGGTGGCAAGTTTGGGCAACAACGACCCAGGAAGAAAAATGCCATCGCCTCAAAAGCGATGGTATTTTTGCTTATGTCCACAACTTCGACCAAGAGAAGGAACTGGATCTTCCGTTGGAAGTACGATTCGATGCGGTGGTCACTTCAGTCCCCGCAACAGCGAAGAATAGTCTGGAAGATTTGGGATTTCGTTTCTACCAGGTCTTTCGAGCTCTTAGCGCAATAGCCTACGACAAACACTATTTCTTAAGCTCGGTAGGCGTCTATCCGGATATCGACGGAACTTTTGATGAAAGGTATAATGAAGAAGACAAGTTGACTCCGAAACTAAGGTTCGCCGAAAAACGCATCCAAAGCCTGCCGGAAACAACTGTGTTTAGACTTGGAGGTCTATTCGGAAAGCAGCGGATTTTTGCTAAGTACTTTCAGGATAAAATCGTTACAACAGGTGACCAACCTGCCAACTTCATTCATTTGGACGATGTTTTAGGTCTAATCGATGGGGCAATAGAGCAAAAAATCCAAAACGGCATCTATAATCTGGTCTGTCCGGAACACCCTTTGAAAAAGGACGTGATCATGAAATCTGCTGAGAAATATATCTTATCGTATCCCGCAGGGTTTGAACCCAAGGATAGTTTTCAGAAGGTTGTCCTAGGAGAAAAGCTTCCGCTAATGCTCAATTACACTTTTAAATACCCCTCTCCGCTAGATTTTTGA
- a CDS encoding M28 family metallopeptidase gives MKTKLFIGTAFLLGLASCKSGDTGSSYDPTVLDSGAINAITEAGYRAYVEKLASDEFMGRMPFTKGDTLTVNYLEEQFKALGLEPGNGNSYFQEVPMVEIKSEPIAPKLIFTGKNSNLSINYLDDYVVGTPRMSNNIDIKDTELVFAGFGIVAPEYKWNDYEGLDVKGKTVVVMVSDPGRYDKTLFKADTMTYYGRWTYKFEEASRQGAAGVLIIHETAAASYGWNVVRSGWTGPQLSLVPENKGANLVNFQGWVTTETANKLFQLGGLDPNIIEQAKKPGFKAVPMNVKTSVALKTTFRESKSNNVIATIKGSKRPDETIIYSAHWDHLGIGEAVDGDSIFNGAIDNATGVAALFEIAKAFKAAKVKPERSIVFLAVTAEEQGLLGSQYYAEHPIYPLAKTVANLNMDSFNPVGAMKGFRVVGTGQTELEDYAIKSGAKFNRELQPEGSPASGGFYRSDHFNFVKVGVPGLYMGSGGDYLDPDTVALNKRQQALAGRYHAVTDELDEHWNFEGPLADTRLFFDIGYMLSMEKSFPNFKAKSEFKELGDKRLSK, from the coding sequence ATGAAAACAAAACTATTCATTGGAACGGCTTTTTTGCTTGGACTGGCTTCCTGTAAATCTGGAGATACCGGATCATCCTACGATCCGACGGTCTTAGACTCAGGTGCTATCAACGCGATCACTGAAGCCGGATATCGTGCCTATGTAGAGAAACTAGCTTCCGACGAGTTTATGGGGCGGATGCCTTTCACGAAGGGCGACACCCTCACTGTAAACTATCTGGAAGAGCAATTCAAAGCATTGGGTTTAGAACCTGGAAATGGGAATTCTTATTTTCAAGAAGTACCTATGGTGGAGATCAAATCAGAACCTATAGCGCCTAAACTAATTTTCACAGGAAAAAACTCCAATCTTTCCATTAACTATCTGGACGATTATGTTGTCGGCACACCACGCATGTCCAACAATATCGACATCAAAGACACAGAGCTTGTTTTTGCCGGCTTTGGCATTGTAGCTCCAGAATATAAATGGAATGATTATGAAGGGCTTGATGTCAAAGGAAAAACAGTAGTCGTGATGGTCTCTGACCCGGGACGCTATGATAAAACATTATTCAAAGCCGATACCATGACCTATTATGGTCGTTGGACTTACAAATTTGAGGAGGCGTCCAGACAAGGAGCAGCCGGTGTATTGATTATCCATGAAACGGCAGCTGCATCCTATGGGTGGAATGTTGTGCGTAGTGGCTGGACCGGCCCGCAACTATCTTTAGTACCAGAGAATAAAGGCGCTAATCTGGTAAACTTCCAAGGCTGGGTAACGACTGAAACTGCGAACAAGTTATTTCAATTGGGTGGTTTGGACCCCAATATTATCGAACAAGCGAAGAAGCCCGGATTTAAAGCTGTCCCTATGAACGTCAAAACTTCTGTGGCACTGAAAACAACCTTTCGGGAGTCTAAATCCAACAACGTCATCGCGACAATCAAAGGCAGCAAACGCCCAGACGAGACGATTATCTACTCTGCACATTGGGATCACCTCGGTATAGGAGAAGCAGTCGATGGCGACTCGATCTTCAATGGAGCGATCGATAACGCAACGGGAGTTGCTGCTCTCTTCGAGATTGCAAAGGCTTTCAAAGCTGCGAAGGTAAAACCGGAGCGCAGCATTGTTTTCTTGGCGGTTACTGCAGAAGAGCAAGGTCTGTTAGGTTCTCAATATTATGCGGAACATCCTATCTATCCTTTAGCAAAAACTGTTGCTAACCTGAATATGGACTCCTTCAATCCCGTGGGTGCCATGAAGGGCTTCCGGGTTGTAGGTACAGGGCAGACAGAATTAGAAGATTATGCCATTAAATCTGGTGCTAAGTTCAATCGCGAACTACAGCCTGAGGGAAGTCCGGCTTCGGGTGGCTTCTACCGATCAGACCACTTCAACTTTGTCAAAGTAGGTGTTCCTGGTTTGTATATGGGCAGTGGAGGCGATTATTTAGACCCAGATACTGTTGCGTTGAACAAGCGTCAGCAAGCATTAGCCGGGCGTTATCACGCAGTCACTGATGAATTGGATGAGCACTGGAACTTTGAAGGACCACTAGCCGATACCCGGTTGTTCTTCGACATCGGCTATATGCTCAGTATGGAGAAATCATTTCCAAACTTTAAGGCTAAATCTGAGTTTAAAGAATTAGGCGATAAACGTCTTTCAAAATAG
- a CDS encoding uridine kinase family protein: MDKPYVIGIAGSSGSGKTFFLKSFLDHFSPDEITLISQDDYYIPANTKTQEENRLYNFDLPTSIDRNAFYSDIKDLFDGKTVYKEEYTFNNPALTPKMLEIKPAHILVVEGLFIFHYEEINQLLDYRIFLDAEESIALRRRLRRDLVERGYDHDDVMYKWINHVVPSYNEYLLPFRETCDLVIQNNTDEPAVIQSFTNDIASELRKRIY; this comes from the coding sequence ATGGACAAACCTTACGTAATAGGTATAGCAGGAAGTAGCGGGTCGGGTAAAACCTTTTTCTTAAAAAGCTTCTTAGATCACTTTTCTCCTGATGAGATCACTTTGATTTCTCAGGATGATTATTATATCCCCGCGAACACAAAAACGCAGGAGGAAAATAGATTATATAACTTCGATTTACCGACTTCCATTGATAGAAATGCATTCTACTCGGATATTAAAGATCTATTCGACGGAAAAACGGTATATAAAGAAGAGTACACATTCAACAACCCCGCTTTAACGCCGAAGATGTTGGAGATTAAACCAGCACATATTTTGGTGGTAGAGGGTTTATTTATCTTTCACTATGAGGAGATCAATCAGTTGTTGGATTATCGTATCTTCCTAGATGCGGAAGAATCCATTGCTTTGAGGAGACGCCTTCGGAGAGATTTGGTGGAACGAGGATATGACCACGATGATGTAATGTATAAGTGGATTAACCATGTCGTGCCTTCTTACAATGAATATTTGTTACCATTTCGCGAAACTTGCGATTTAGTTATTCAAAATAATACGGATGAGCCGGCGGTTATTCAAAGTTTTACGAACGATATCGCATCAGAATTACGTAAAAGAATCTACTAG
- the proS gene encoding proline--tRNA ligase has protein sequence MSKGITSRSEDYSQWYNDLVIKADLAEYSAVRGCMVIKPYGYGIWERMQAILDKRFKETGHSNAYFPLFIPKSFFSKEASHVEGFATECAVVTHYRLKNDGNGNIVVDEEAKLEEELIVRPTSETIIWNTYRGWIESYRDLPILVNQWANVVRWEMRTRLFLRTAEFLWQEGHTAHATSEEAIAEAEQMLEVYAEFAEKILAVPVVRGRKTENERFAGALDTYCIEALMQDGKALQAGTSHFLGQNFAKAFDVKFTSKEGKLEHVWATSWGVSTRLMGALIMAHSDDQGLVLPPRLAPIQVVIVPIYKTDEEKANLDAYVDGLSTELKNLGISIKYDDRDTQRPGFKFAEWELKGVPLRVAIGARDMQNGTVELARRDTQTKETVEQAGLANRIHSLLDEIQDNIYQKALNFRDSHITEVNSYDEFKTLLEEKGGFLSCHWDGTVETEKRVKEETKATIRCIPLDAKEEEGVCIFTGKPSKQRVLFAKAY, from the coding sequence ATGAGTAAAGGAATTACGAGCCGTAGCGAAGACTATTCGCAGTGGTACAATGATCTAGTCATTAAGGCAGATCTAGCAGAATACTCTGCTGTAAGGGGATGTATGGTTATAAAACCATACGGTTATGGAATTTGGGAAAGAATGCAAGCCATTCTTGACAAAAGATTTAAAGAAACCGGTCACTCGAATGCTTATTTCCCCCTTTTTATTCCTAAATCATTCTTCTCGAAAGAGGCTTCTCACGTGGAAGGTTTTGCCACTGAATGTGCTGTAGTAACGCACTACCGTTTAAAGAACGATGGCAATGGCAATATCGTTGTGGATGAAGAGGCGAAGTTGGAGGAAGAGCTAATCGTTCGTCCTACATCTGAAACCATCATCTGGAATACCTATCGTGGATGGATCGAATCATACCGTGACCTTCCTATATTAGTTAACCAATGGGCTAACGTTGTTCGCTGGGAAATGCGTACGCGTCTTTTCTTGAGAACTGCGGAGTTTCTTTGGCAAGAAGGCCACACGGCGCACGCAACCTCTGAAGAAGCAATCGCAGAAGCGGAACAAATGCTAGAAGTATATGCAGAATTTGCGGAGAAAATCCTCGCTGTACCGGTAGTACGAGGTCGTAAGACCGAAAACGAGCGCTTCGCAGGAGCGTTGGATACTTATTGTATCGAGGCTTTGATGCAAGATGGTAAAGCATTGCAAGCTGGTACATCGCACTTCTTAGGTCAGAACTTCGCGAAAGCATTTGATGTGAAGTTTACATCGAAAGAAGGAAAGTTGGAGCACGTATGGGCAACATCATGGGGTGTATCTACTCGTTTGATGGGAGCATTGATTATGGCGCATTCCGATGACCAAGGTTTAGTATTGCCTCCAAGATTGGCGCCAATACAAGTGGTAATCGTTCCTATCTATAAAACAGACGAGGAAAAAGCTAATTTGGATGCTTACGTCGATGGCTTGAGCACAGAGTTGAAGAACTTAGGTATATCGATCAAATATGACGACCGCGATACACAACGTCCGGGCTTTAAATTTGCAGAATGGGAACTGAAAGGTGTTCCATTGCGTGTTGCGATTGGCGCACGTGATATGCAAAACGGTACGGTGGAATTGGCGAGACGCGATACGCAGACAAAAGAAACAGTAGAACAAGCGGGGCTTGCAAATAGAATTCATAGTCTATTAGACGAGATTCAAGACAATATTTATCAGAAAGCGTTAAACTTCAGAGATTCACACATCACCGAAGTTAATTCCTATGATGAATTCAAGACTTTATTAGAAGAAAAAGGTGGATTCTTGAGCTGTCACTGGGACGGCACAGTGGAGACCGAAAAACGCGTAAAAGAAGAAACGAAAGCAACAATCCGTTGTATTCCTTTGGATGCGAAGGAAGAAGAAGGGGTTTGTATTTTTACAGGCAAGCCTTCAAAACAACGCGTGTTGTTTGCAAAAGCATACTAA
- a CDS encoding SprT-like domain-containing protein: MFVDMPDFSKQLSKYIPLSAAPIISQWINDTGCRFKVTKSRASKLGDYRSPHRNEPHQITVNHDLNPYSFLITTVHEFAHLKTWQQFKNKVKPHGTEWKQNFKALMDPFLRLDIFPVDVTHALVKYMNNPAASSCTDLNLFRILRLHDTKQTEIITIESIEYDGYFSIKSGRVFQKQEKLRKRYKCMEVATKRIYLFHPIAEVFPIETPVQA, encoded by the coding sequence ATGTTTGTAGACATGCCGGATTTCAGCAAACAATTAAGCAAGTATATTCCCCTATCTGCCGCCCCTATCATCTCCCAATGGATAAATGATACAGGCTGTAGATTTAAGGTGACTAAATCCAGAGCATCAAAACTTGGGGATTACCGCTCTCCCCATCGCAACGAACCTCATCAGATTACGGTAAACCATGATTTAAATCCATACTCCTTTCTGATTACCACCGTTCATGAATTTGCTCATCTGAAAACATGGCAACAATTTAAGAACAAGGTAAAACCGCATGGTACGGAATGGAAACAAAACTTCAAGGCTTTGATGGATCCTTTTTTAAGGCTCGACATTTTTCCGGTCGATGTTACGCATGCCTTGGTAAAATACATGAATAACCCGGCCGCTTCCTCCTGCACAGACCTAAATCTATTCAGAATCCTACGGTTGCATGACACGAAGCAAACGGAAATCATCACCATTGAATCTATAGAATACGACGGTTATTTTTCCATTAAATCGGGCAGAGTATTTCAGAAACAAGAAAAACTAAGAAAGCGATATAAATGTATGGAAGTAGCTACCAAACGTATCTACTTGTTCCATCCGATAGCGGAGGTATTTCCTATCGAGACTCCCGTACAGGCATAA
- a CDS encoding OmpP1/FadL family transporter — protein MKKTLLTLSLLALSAGISNVFAQTTLDYVYDVSKDVSSGSARFKSMGGVNTALGGDISSISGNPAGLGFYGQSDISVSVNYLNNNNKANYFGTTTNHNQGKFGLENVGIVLHMPTANGGYGWQNFNMGISYDRSNNFANQIVYSGVNDANTIVQYLTDQMYEFDDFSSDFSRSNLVERFSDPSEGYFPIALETDPKSQQVDVLTKGYKAKTTLSFGGNYNNKFYLGGSLGLVSFKYDRNYSVFESGWTKNADQIRPNASANSGFLDPSNPKHQYTEINYEVTDYEDNKLRGTGVNVALGMIFKPTWDWNIGVHIVSPTWTTVNEERVLETVADYYKDENATTTFLPTYNSTPSTASYDYGVISPLRASVGLTKFFGRGLVSADLEFADYSSITYRETSTEVMDFTEENEINASIKDVYKSAVNFRVGGELLFTDRLSGRAGFSYYSSPIKGIDSGDHMTSLGLGYIINQNLYVDLAAIQYKKETYNSSPYSLAGLWNSPAPTAEVKSSRTNVVLTLGAKF, from the coding sequence ATGAAGAAAACCTTACTAACGCTTAGCCTGCTAGCTCTAAGTGCAGGAATTTCCAATGTATTTGCCCAAACAACCTTAGACTATGTCTATGATGTATCAAAAGACGTAAGTTCAGGATCAGCCCGCTTTAAATCGATGGGTGGAGTAAACACCGCTTTAGGAGGAGATATCAGCTCTATTAGTGGTAATCCTGCCGGACTTGGATTTTACGGTCAATCCGATATCTCGGTTTCGGTCAATTACTTGAACAATAATAATAAAGCTAATTACTTCGGCACAACCACCAATCACAATCAAGGCAAGTTTGGATTAGAAAATGTCGGTATTGTCTTGCACATGCCTACAGCAAATGGCGGCTATGGTTGGCAGAATTTCAATATGGGGATTAGTTATGACCGCTCGAATAACTTCGCAAATCAGATCGTTTATTCCGGGGTTAACGACGCCAATACCATCGTCCAATATTTAACTGATCAGATGTATGAGTTCGATGACTTCTCTTCTGATTTTTCTAGATCGAATCTAGTGGAACGCTTTAGTGATCCTTCAGAGGGTTATTTCCCGATCGCTTTAGAAACCGATCCAAAGTCCCAACAAGTCGACGTACTTACCAAAGGTTACAAGGCTAAAACCACTTTGTCTTTCGGTGGAAATTACAACAATAAATTCTATCTGGGCGGTAGCTTAGGATTAGTGTCGTTCAAATACGATCGTAATTACAGTGTATTCGAGAGTGGATGGACAAAAAATGCAGATCAAATCAGACCGAATGCTAGTGCAAACTCCGGCTTCTTAGATCCTTCAAACCCCAAACATCAGTATACCGAGATCAACTATGAGGTGACAGATTATGAAGATAATAAACTTCGCGGAACCGGTGTCAATGTGGCCTTAGGGATGATCTTCAAACCAACTTGGGACTGGAATATTGGCGTGCATATCGTCTCTCCTACCTGGACCACAGTCAACGAAGAAAGAGTGCTAGAGACGGTTGCAGATTATTATAAGGATGAAAATGCAACCACGACTTTCCTGCCTACTTACAACTCAACTCCATCGACAGCTTCCTACGATTACGGGGTAATCTCTCCATTGAGAGCCTCAGTAGGATTAACTAAGTTCTTCGGACGCGGTTTGGTTTCCGCTGACTTGGAATTCGCAGACTATAGCAGCATTACGTATCGAGAGACTTCTACAGAGGTAATGGATTTCACAGAAGAGAATGAGATCAACGCGAGTATCAAGGACGTGTACAAAAGTGCAGTGAACTTCCGTGTCGGTGGCGAACTACTATTTACCGACCGTTTAAGCGGTCGTGCAGGATTTAGCTACTACAGCAGCCCTATTAAAGGAATAGATAGCGGCGACCACATGACAAGCCTTGGATTGGGCTATATCATCAATCAAAACCTGTATGTTGATTTAGCAGCAATACAATATAAAAAAGAAACATATAATAGTTCCCCTTACTCTTTAGCGGGTTTATGGAACAGCCCTGCCCCTACAGCAGAAGTGAAAAGCTCCAGAACGAATGTCGTTCTAACGTTAGGAGCAAAGTTCTAA
- a CDS encoding DPBB and LysM peptidoglycan-binding domain-containing protein: MGVATAQAQTNNSQKTETINGKTFIIHTIAAKDTYYQLSRQYGVPVKTIMSANNQKNLRLGDVVRIPSTAAPVETPAPKKDTTREVINTVIAEQSGQVLTQYKVGPNETLYSIAKRFATNVESIKSMNNLTSDVVREGQTLKIPDGKIAVQEPTPTEPIELPIPDVNRQQEIEFETNRYGIREKKEKGIGIWMDNLESRGKSNLALHRTAPVGTILKITNPLTKNITFAKVVGKFSDTADSRDAIVILSKSAASHIGAFDKRFLIEITYGAPIEN; the protein is encoded by the coding sequence ATGGGAGTAGCAACCGCGCAGGCACAGACCAACAATAGTCAGAAAACAGAAACAATCAACGGAAAGACATTTATTATACATACCATCGCTGCCAAGGACACTTATTATCAGCTGAGCAGACAATATGGGGTACCTGTAAAAACGATTATGTCTGCGAACAATCAGAAGAACCTTCGTTTAGGGGATGTCGTTCGTATTCCAAGTACGGCAGCTCCGGTAGAGACTCCGGCACCAAAGAAAGATACGACTAGAGAGGTCATCAACACCGTCATTGCCGAGCAATCTGGGCAGGTATTAACACAATATAAAGTTGGGCCTAACGAGACCTTATATTCTATTGCGAAGCGATTTGCTACTAATGTGGAAAGCATCAAATCAATGAATAACTTGACCAGTGATGTCGTTCGCGAGGGACAGACCTTAAAAATACCGGATGGTAAAATTGCGGTTCAAGAGCCAACTCCGACAGAGCCGATAGAATTACCTATTCCGGATGTAAACCGTCAGCAAGAGATTGAATTTGAGACGAACCGCTATGGTATTCGCGAGAAAAAAGAAAAAGGTATCGGTATTTGGATGGACAATCTGGAATCTAGAGGAAAGAGCAATTTAGCACTTCACCGCACGGCTCCTGTTGGAACAATACTAAAGATTACGAATCCTTTGACGAAAAATATTACCTTTGCGAAAGTTGTAGGAAAATTCTCTGATACGGCCGATAGCCGCGACGCAATCGTTATTCTTTCGAAATCGGCGGCATCTCATATCGGTGCATTCGATAAGCGATTCTTAATAGAAATCACCTACGGCGCTCCAATCGAAAATTAA